Genomic segment of Pochonia chlamydosporia 170 chromosome 1, whole genome shotgun sequence:
CGTTCTGGGAGGCTGTTAGTCGGGAACTTTGCAATTCTTGTCCGTGTAAGTGTGAGTGGACGGGTGTCATATACCTTGCCAACGGCGGCAATGAGGCCGACAGTTTCGTGACCGGGAATGAGAGGGAACTTGGCAATGAATTCACCCTCGTGGATATGCTAGATGTGAATTAATATGGCAACCCGGTACGGTAAAAGATCCAATGCAGCGTACCAGATCTAAATAGTGGTGTTAGCTGGCAGACCAACTTGCTCAGGATAAAGAGACAGCTCACCAGTTCCGCAAACACCACAAGCCTTGACTTGCACAAGAACATCATTGTCGCGCAGCTCTGGGAGCGGGACCGTGACAATGGACCAATCTTCGGGCTTCTCATATCTTCATCGGATCGAGTAGTCAGCAAGAAGAGGTACGGATTAAGTAGATCGGCTCGTCGGGTGTCCTAGGCTAGTTGAGCCTGCGGCAGGCACCCTGATGGACGAACTAGCCTCAAGAAGTGGATATGCATTGCATTGATATATAAGACGTACCTGAGAGCTTTCATTTCCTTGGGAAGATTCGCCATTTTGAATTATATTTCGAGGTTTGTGTGTACTTCGGTCGGCGTGCAAGATTCGGCTTGTGATTCGGATGGATGTAAGCGAGGTaaggtacctagtaggtatACAAAGTGGCTATCAAGACAACATTAGCAAAGAAAAGCAGGCAAAAAGAGGCAGCTACTGACATATATTTATAGGTATACGAAATTCTTGTCGTTTGATGAACAAGAATTTGATCTCAAAGGTCAAAGTAAAGTAAacagaagagaagaagagggacTGCACAGCTCCAAGACGCGGCGATCCTGCCAGCATTTTATTCCacagcaacaagcaagaACACACCAGTCGAGACCAGACTCTCCGAACACACACCCCCTCCGTCTTCTCAACTGTGTTCTCCTCGGAGCAACTTGCAACGCCAGCATGCTCTACATTGGACGACCAATTCCAATGATGCCAGTCGATGGGCTTACTCAACCCATCTCAGCTGGGTTTCGGTCTCATCCCCCCTGACAGGGCGGCCTGGGATTGACCTTGGACCCCGCTAGATTGCTTGAAAGCAATGCGAGAGGATGCTTTAGCTCATCCCCACCATCTACCGCTGCATCACAACACATATGAAAGTCGGCTAGATTGATACGACAGTCCTCACCGTTTCTCGACGATTGCTATCAGTGAATTGATCAATTCGAAACTACATCATCATATACTTCTACTGAATACACAGCCTCCTTCAAAATACGACACGAAACCTTCCATGCTGACCGTTGGAATGGTTGACATCCGTCAGATGTCGGGTAGCTCATGCATCCTTCCTCCATAGCGGAGCAAGACGGAAGCCAGCTCGAATGAGGCGCATCTCTACATCCATCTCCCATGGACCCAAGCTTCGACAACACGAATACCTTGACCTATGATATCTGTCTGAAAGGCCCCCAAGCTCCGTCCGGGACACCATCTTGCCGCCATGATTATGTCTCCCTCAAAAGCAGAATGGTCCCACTAACCCTCTTTTTTCCTCGCGGATGAATTCTCCTGCATCCGTAGCTGGGGGTCTCTTTACTCGAATTGACATTTCGCATCCCCGGTTagacttgacaaactcagTCAGTCTCAACAGCTTGCGGCGTTGCAAACACTGCTGTGTGGTGATTCTAGCCTATCAGTTAGCCTAGTGGCTTGCATTTGTGCAGGAGACACCGCTATTTGAAGCGTCATGTGATGCGGTTGAATGGTGTATCTTGTGTTCCCTGAAAGCTAGAGGCGATCCAGGGCAGGCATTGTCAAGACATCTGCGGTCGCGTTGCAGGCGTTGAGGTTGCACCGTGGTGGACATGCTTCTGCCTACAAAAGCTCTACAAGTTCAGCCACACACAGTGGTCAAGCATTGGACgaagtacctaggtatgtgGTGCGATATCGTGACATGTAGCTGTTGCATTTTTGGTGAGACCATCTTGCTCACCACGCGGCCGGGGAAGCTGGCCGTTTTCttctggccaagatgttgaggAGCATGCAGTGATGGAGCTAGATGATCCAAGAGTACACCGTAGTTGACTACACGATGCACCTGGACCAAAGCGCTGTGGCGTCATGTTTGCATCGAGAAAACATTAATACAGCCCTCCAATATGATTTACATCTCACTCAGATCTCATCGGTCATAATTGACCTTTAGAATTGGCCAGCTTGGACGGGCAAGCTTCAGCTACTTCAGAGTCATGACGTGCGCACAGTCCACCGTTTAAAACGACGTCAAGTACATCATATCCAACCATCACATTCAAATTCATGACCGTATATCGCAAGCAATTGTCTCATTGACTGCAAATAAGTGACCCTGATGCAAATGATTTCCGAGGATCTAACCCCTCCAAAAACTCCCACCGTGTCCCCTACTCAGCCGGTTGTTTGTTCATGTTCCATCCCCCTTTGCCTCCCCGAAATATATAGAAACTCTCATGGTAAGAAATTTTTATATTGTCCTCCATTTCTGTAGAGTTACATGTTTCGGTACCCTGGTTTCCCtttttgtgtgtgtgtattgcCATGCATCTCGAAAACAGCGTAAACCTTTTTTATCCTTGAATAATCTCGGTTCGTTTAAGAGGGGGGAGCACCGCGGCCAGCGCCACGGCCAGCACCGCTGCGGCTATATCCATTGTCAGCATCATTCCACAAACACACATACATCTCCATCCCAGAAGATATCTCGATAGAAAATTGAGAATACTCACAACTGAGGAGCGAATTCACCAGGAGCACCACCCTCCTTGCCCTCACCAGCATCACGTCGTCGGTAGCCACCCTCGCGGTCACCACGGTCGccgccacggccacggccgAAAGGTCGTCGCTGGCGctcttcctcgccgagcATACCGCGGGGAGGAGCGTGCGAtcgctgctgcttgatgTGGGTAGCGGGGACGATCTCGGCGGGCAGGTGCAGCCACTCGCGGAGGTAGTCGAGGCCCTCGGGCGTCAAGGTGTAGTAGTAGTATTGCCACGAGAACTGAGTCTTGACATAGCCGCGGGAGTTGAGGGACTGGCAGGCCTTGATGACGAACAGGTTCTTGGTGTCGATGTCCGGGTGCTTGGGGAGGTTGAAGTCCTTCTGGGCCACGAGGACACCCTCACGGAAGAGGTACTGGAGTAATCGCAAGTCAGTTTAACACAATTCAATCTCTTTCGGGTCTTCATCGCGCTTTTTTGCGTTTTGTTGTTTCTCATTCGCTTGGAGCAATCGTTCGTCAAGGGTGTATTTACCTCGTGGATCTTCTTGCGGTCGGCCTTGGGAATCAACATCGTGGcggtttggtggtgaggtcgATGTTGAAAAGGAAGGGGGCAGATTTTCGGAGTTGAAGGTGCCTGGGCTCTCAAAATGGATCAATTACTTTTGTGGGCGGAAACCCTACGAGAAATTCGAACCTAGCGAGTGGGGTGGCTCGTCAGTTTGTGCGCTGTGGCTGGAGAGCACGTGATGATAAGATATGGTTTCCAGTCCGTCACTTTGTGGCTTGAGAGCCTAAACCTTCTCCACTGCGTCCATATCTAGGCGGCAGTCCCCCAtcccaagagcaagaaccGAAGACAAACGACAAAGTTTCAAAAGTGCCTCGACCTTGTTACCTCTTTTCGCCAGATTTTCGTCATTCAGGAAGATCAACAGACTGAAAATACCGTTGGACGCGCAAAATCCGCAATGGCGCCTGGCAATCTCAATGTCCTTATCACCACGtttggtggtcttggtctACCATCTACTCTGGTA
This window contains:
- a CDS encoding plectin/S10 domain-containing protein (similar to Beauveria bassiana ARSEF 2860 XP_008598812.1): MLIPKADRKKIHEYLFREGVLVAQKDFNLPKHPDIDTKNLFVIKACQSLNSRGYVKTQFSWQYYYYTLTPEGLDYLREWLHLPAEIVPATHIKQQRSHAPPRGMLGEEERQRRPFGRGRGGDRGDREGGYRRRDAGEGKEGGAPGEFAPQFRSGAGRGAGRGAPPS